The segment CCCACCGCCAACCCCTTGTCCACGAGGGGCTTGCCTCGCACGATGGCCGGGCGCGGGCTGATTCCTTCCGGAACGGCGACAGTAAAGTCTTTCCGCCTCCAAAACCGTCTTTAAGTTTGCCTCATCGGTTCTTATAATACGGGCAAATGGGACCGAGGCCAGGGAGTGGATCATGCTGATTTCGATCGACGGTGAGCAGCAAACGGAAGTGACCGGCGAGGGTCGGACCCTCGGCGAGGTTCTGGAGGCGGTGCGCGGGCACCTGGCCGGCAGCGGGCGGATGATCGTCAGCATCGAGTGCGACGGGCAGGTAGTGCCTCCGGAGCAGGTGGAGCAGGCGCTCGGCGAGCAGGCGGACAAGTACTGGCAGATTGACTTTCACACGTCCGCTCCGGCCAAGCTTGCCGGCGAGGCGCTCGGGGCCACCGGGGAGCTGCTCAATCGGGTCGAGGAGCTTAACGAGCTGTCGGCGGGGATGCTCACGCAGGGGCGGGTTCGCGAGGCGATGGAGCACCTCGGCCAGCTTTTTGGGGCCTGGAACGACGTGTATCGCGGGGTCCACAACACGCTGAAGCTGTTGGGCATTGACGCGGAGAGCGTGGAGACACCCAGCGGCAACGCGGGCACGGCGATGAACCGGCTGATGGAGCAGCTTCAGGGCGTCAAGTCGGCCCTGGAGAACCAGGATTTCACGCAGTTGGCGGATCTGCTGAACTATGAGCTGGCCCCTCTGGCGAAGGAGTGGCAGGGCATCGTGGAGGCTCTGTTGGAGCGGCTTGCAGACGCCGGTGCGGGGGACGTCGAAGGGGCGTAATCCGGGAGGGTCGCGACGTGGCATCGGTGCTGGATCAAATCATCGAAACCAAGCGGGCCGAAGTGGCTCGCCGGCGCGACGAGATTCCGGTGGAGGAGTTGCAGCATCGGATCCTCACGGTGGACCGGCCCCGCAATTTTTACGCTGCGGTGACCAAGCAGCCGCTTCGGCGGGTGAACCTGATCGCGGAGATCAAGAAGGCATCGCCGTCGGCGGGTCTGATCCGCGAGGACTTTGACGTTCCGCAGCTTGCGCGGACCTACACGCGGGCGCGGGCGGACGCTTTGAGCGTTTTGACCGACGAGACGTATTTCCAGGGCAAGCTGGAGTACATCCGCCAGGCGAAGCAGGCGTGTCCGCTGCCGGTGCTCCGGAAGGATTTCATCATCGACGAGTACCAGATATACGAGTCGCGTGCGGCTGGGGCGGACGCGATTTTGTTGATTACCGAGGTGCTTTCGCCGGCCCAGATGATCGACATGCTGATTCTGGCGAGCACGCTGCAGATGACGAGTCTGGTGGAGGTGCACAGCACGGACAGTCTTTTGTCCGTTCGCAAGACGGTGGGTTTTCCACACGAGCGTTACAGTCTGCTTGGGATCAACAACCGCGATTTGCACACGCAGACGACCGACGTGGGGAACACGCTGCGTCTTCTGGATCTGCTTGAGGACGAGGACCGCCAGGCGGTGGTCAGTGAGTCGGGCA is part of the Phycisphaerae bacterium genome and harbors:
- the trpC gene encoding indole-3-glycerol phosphate synthase TrpC gives rise to the protein MASVLDQIIETKRAEVARRRDEIPVEELQHRILTVDRPRNFYAAVTKQPLRRVNLIAEIKKASPSAGLIREDFDVPQLARTYTRARADALSVLTDETYFQGKLEYIRQAKQACPLPVLRKDFIIDEYQIYESRAAGADAILLITEVLSPAQMIDMLILASTLQMTSLVEVHSTDSLLSVRKTVGFPHERYSLLGINNRDLHTQTTDVGNTLRLLDLLEDEDRQAVVSESGIKTADEVRRLAEAGVRAVLIGETLMRERDIPAKVEELLGPVVEN